A single Natranaerobius thermophilus JW/NM-WN-LF DNA region contains:
- the ytfJ gene encoding GerW family sporulation protein, whose protein sequence is MEDHQEHPIQSLMKTAMESIKGMVEVNTIVGDAVETPDGKVIIPISRVSFGFAAGGSEFETQNEQKPQDNSDSLPFGGGSGAGVSVQPVAFLVVGDDQVRLLTVDDYPLWDRLIDVAPNLFDSIKSMTSQSDEDQNSQEGTNTNPDSPNDPRVQ, encoded by the coding sequence ATGGAAGATCACCAAGAGCACCCCATACAAAGCTTGATGAAAACGGCTATGGAAAGTATTAAAGGTATGGTTGAAGTTAATACAATTGTAGGAGATGCAGTAGAAACACCTGATGGAAAAGTGATTATTCCAATATCAAGAGTTAGTTTTGGATTTGCTGCAGGAGGAAGCGAGTTTGAAACACAGAATGAACAAAAACCACAAGATAATAGCGATTCATTACCATTTGGAGGTGGCAGTGGAGCAGGAGTTTCTGTTCAACCCGTGGCTTTCTTAGTAGTAGGAGATGATCAGGTAAGACTTCTTACTGTAGATGACTATCCTCTATGGGATAGACTTATAGATGTGGCACCGAATTTATTTGATTCTATAAAATCAATGACCTCTCAGAGTGATGAAGACCAAAATTCACAGGAAGGTACAAATACCAATCCGGATTCTCCTAATGACCCTCGAGTTCAATGA
- a CDS encoding DUF2953 domain-containing protein encodes MKYLLLIIPALYLTCLICPIFVSIVFVKNSTREDLYARIGLFRNSLGFNFRIPYFRKKGKQVSTEVKLSSEKQRIESGTKLKFQQPSPMQQMNQFTHKIAKAKIFSNIFLKYARLHKLSVKVNFGLQNAFQTGIVGGLAWIFLGNLEFLLKKMHKSRDYDKFYQLNPNYDFSCFEMETEFVFSMRGIHFVMIGISNLVYEIKRRIYQWKITKSTPYKA; translated from the coding sequence ATGAAATATTTATTGTTAATTATCCCGGCACTGTACTTGACTTGTTTAATCTGCCCAATTTTCGTGAGTATAGTTTTTGTCAAAAACTCAACGAGAGAGGATTTATACGCACGGATTGGTTTATTTCGAAATTCCCTTGGCTTTAATTTCAGGATACCTTACTTTCGAAAAAAAGGAAAACAAGTTTCAACAGAAGTTAAACTCTCAAGTGAAAAACAAAGAATAGAATCAGGCACAAAGCTAAAGTTTCAACAGCCCTCACCAATGCAACAAATGAATCAATTTACGCACAAAATTGCTAAAGCAAAGATATTTTCTAATATATTTTTAAAATACGCTAGATTACACAAGCTAAGTGTGAAAGTTAATTTTGGTCTACAAAATGCATTTCAAACTGGAATTGTAGGAGGTTTGGCTTGGATTTTTTTAGGCAATTTAGAATTCCTGTTAAAAAAAATGCATAAAAGCCGTGATTATGACAAATTTTATCAGTTGAATCCCAACTACGATTTTAGCTGTTTTGAAATGGAGACAGAGTTTGTTTTTAGCATGAGGGGAATTCATTTTGTAATGATTGGAATCAGTAATCTTGTATACGAAATCAAAAGGAGGATTTATCAATGGAAGATCACCAAGAGCACCCCATACAAAGCTTGA
- a CDS encoding segregation and condensation protein A has translation MKYQVSLPNFEGPLDLLYHLVKKAEVDIYDISISEITDQYLSYLEEWERFNLEIASEFLVMAARLMELKSRELLPKQTNKETEDEEETDPKEELLTKIMEYRYFKEIAYHLKEKEQERFQVYWREQPKIPFQEQEEIPIGNVGMHDLLKAFQNVLKKQALDNKVETIDTNEVSISEQKDVLMKLLKNREKQTMHFQELFEQFPTRLEIIATFIALLDLVKEGKLSVSQQGIKSPLWIELS, from the coding sequence TTGAAATACCAGGTTTCTTTACCTAATTTTGAAGGTCCTTTGGATCTTTTATATCACCTGGTTAAAAAAGCGGAAGTAGACATATATGATATATCCATATCAGAGATAACTGACCAATACTTATCTTATTTAGAAGAATGGGAAAGATTCAACTTGGAAATTGCCAGTGAATTTCTGGTTATGGCTGCTAGATTAATGGAATTGAAATCAAGAGAGCTTCTTCCTAAACAGACTAATAAAGAAACTGAAGATGAAGAAGAAACAGACCCCAAGGAAGAGCTGTTGACTAAGATTATGGAATATCGCTATTTCAAAGAAATAGCTTATCATCTTAAAGAAAAAGAACAAGAAAGATTTCAGGTATACTGGAGAGAACAACCTAAAATTCCTTTTCAGGAACAAGAGGAAATTCCCATTGGGAATGTCGGTATGCATGATTTACTAAAAGCATTTCAGAATGTACTAAAAAAACAGGCTTTAGATAATAAGGTTGAGACTATAGACACTAATGAAGTATCGATATCAGAACAGAAGGATGTGTTAATGAAACTATTGAAAAATAGAGAAAAGCAGACTATGCATTTTCAAGAATTGTTTGAACAATTCCCAACTCGTTTAGAAATTATCGCAACTTTCATAGCTTTATTAGATCTTGTAAAAGAAGGTAAACTTTCAGTTTCACAACAGGGAATAAAAAGTCCATTGTGGATCGAATTGTCTTAA
- a CDS encoding CBS domain-containing protein, producing the protein MKVVTSHQNLDFDGLAAMLAYNKLNPDTKMVLPPKLNQNVRAFYSLYKDTFSFVERINFDLHKVNTLTMVDTSDEKRIGKLSSILPQVEQLIIYDHHEYKNLSQNPTIEINHEVGATSTILVEELMNKEIELSPLEATVIAMGIYEDTGNLTFSHVTARDVRAVAQLLEWGADVDIIRDYVTIILTQAQRGLLDELISNTKYLNINDYEIGLSITEREEYFSGAAALVHKLMEIEDVDLFFIIVKMDKKVFVIGRSRREEINVSRILSPFSGKGHDQAASATIKHGDLQHIETELIESLKLHLPVLLTAKAIMSAPVKTISSSTTIQEADHLLHKYGHSGLPVVQDKQNDIDDEAGKIVGVISRRDIEKAKHHGFGHSPVKGYMSQKVISISPDTSIKEIQHLMVSNDIGRLPVIDSNANLIGIVTRTNLLKIQHGQLTEEQERTNLYLKELDEFSEDITELMARRLPSKILGVLYLIGQKADKEGFKVYGVGGFIRDLLLGKDNLDIDLVIEQDAISFAKLVSKHLNGDLKTFSQFQTARLTLRSGTRIDFATARIEYYAFPAASPEVEESTIKQDLYRRDFTINTLAVELNCNSFGKLLDFFGGTKDLKKGVIRVLYNLSFVEDPTRIFRAIRFESRFNFNIEEQTLIFIKNSLETGVLDKLPGERLYEELRNIVDEDEAVNTFRRMDELGIFTKIFPNLNVSQDKLVKLQNIYDILNWYERENKQKQEKFVSKEAMVFSCLLQDQPLPIISSILERLKVPQKIRDVIITTVKETESLSSKLEYTEKNSELVQNLEEIPLETILFVLADKENQKIKNKIYYYLEELIGAGVSITGEDLKTLGIKPGPVYKTALEEVRKARLDGLVTTPEEELEYVLDFFEQKGEDMHG; encoded by the coding sequence ATGAAAGTAGTGACATCACATCAAAATTTAGATTTCGATGGATTAGCCGCAATGTTAGCTTATAATAAATTGAATCCTGACACTAAAATGGTACTACCACCAAAATTAAATCAAAATGTCAGAGCTTTTTACTCACTATACAAAGATACTTTTTCATTTGTTGAAAGAATCAATTTTGATTTACATAAAGTAAATACCTTGACCATGGTAGATACTAGTGATGAAAAACGCATTGGAAAATTATCATCTATTTTACCGCAAGTGGAACAGCTAATCATCTACGACCATCATGAATACAAAAATCTTTCTCAAAACCCTACAATAGAGATTAATCATGAAGTAGGGGCAACAAGTACAATTCTTGTTGAAGAATTAATGAACAAAGAAATTGAATTATCTCCCTTGGAAGCAACTGTAATAGCCATGGGGATTTATGAAGATACAGGGAACCTGACATTTTCTCATGTTACTGCTAGGGATGTGAGAGCCGTTGCCCAACTCCTAGAGTGGGGAGCAGATGTGGATATTATCAGGGACTATGTAACCATCATTTTAACACAAGCTCAAAGAGGTCTATTAGATGAACTTATATCTAATACCAAGTATTTAAATATTAATGATTATGAAATTGGACTTTCTATAACAGAACGGGAAGAATATTTCAGTGGAGCGGCAGCTTTAGTACATAAGTTAATGGAAATTGAAGATGTAGACTTATTTTTTATTATAGTAAAAATGGACAAGAAAGTATTCGTTATTGGTAGAAGTCGAAGAGAAGAAATTAATGTCAGCAGGATCTTGTCTCCTTTTAGTGGAAAAGGACATGATCAAGCTGCCTCTGCTACTATAAAACATGGTGATCTACAACATATCGAAACTGAACTTATTGAATCCTTAAAATTGCATTTACCTGTTCTATTAACTGCTAAAGCTATCATGTCAGCTCCAGTTAAAACAATTTCGTCATCTACTACAATACAAGAAGCTGATCATTTATTACATAAATACGGTCATAGTGGTTTACCAGTAGTACAAGATAAACAGAATGATATTGATGATGAAGCTGGTAAAATTGTTGGAGTTATTTCTAGAAGAGATATAGAAAAAGCTAAACATCATGGATTTGGTCATTCTCCGGTCAAGGGGTATATGTCTCAAAAAGTTATTTCTATTTCACCGGACACTTCTATTAAGGAAATTCAACACTTAATGGTATCTAATGATATCGGACGTTTGCCAGTTATTGATTCAAATGCCAATTTGATAGGAATAGTTACTAGAACGAATTTATTAAAAATACAGCACGGTCAATTAACTGAGGAACAAGAGCGAACTAATTTATACTTAAAAGAACTTGATGAATTTTCTGAAGATATTACTGAATTAATGGCACGTCGGTTACCTAGCAAAATTCTTGGAGTTTTATATTTAATTGGCCAAAAGGCAGATAAAGAAGGTTTTAAAGTTTATGGTGTTGGCGGATTTATAAGAGATTTACTTTTAGGTAAAGATAATTTGGATATAGATTTAGTCATAGAACAAGATGCCATTAGTTTTGCAAAATTAGTCAGTAAACACTTGAATGGAGATTTAAAAACATTTTCTCAATTTCAAACTGCTCGTTTAACCTTGCGTTCAGGCACGAGAATAGATTTTGCCACAGCTAGAATAGAATATTATGCTTTTCCTGCAGCATCACCGGAAGTTGAAGAAAGTACCATAAAACAAGATCTATACAGGCGAGATTTTACCATAAATACATTAGCTGTAGAGTTAAATTGTAATTCCTTTGGGAAATTATTGGATTTCTTTGGTGGAACAAAAGATCTAAAAAAAGGAGTTATCAGGGTATTATATAATCTAAGTTTTGTAGAAGATCCTACAAGAATTTTTCGTGCTATTAGGTTTGAATCACGATTCAATTTCAATATTGAAGAGCAAACTCTAATTTTCATAAAAAATAGCTTGGAAACAGGTGTACTTGATAAACTACCTGGTGAGAGATTGTATGAAGAACTGCGAAATATAGTTGACGAAGATGAAGCCGTAAACACTTTTCGCCGTATGGATGAACTGGGGATATTTACAAAAATATTTCCAAATTTAAATGTATCTCAAGATAAGTTAGTAAAATTGCAAAACATTTATGATATTTTGAACTGGTATGAACGAGAAAATAAACAAAAACAAGAAAAGTTTGTCAGTAAAGAAGCTATGGTATTTTCATGCTTGTTGCAGGATCAACCGTTACCGATAATTAGCTCGATTTTAGAACGTTTAAAAGTGCCACAAAAAATAAGGGATGTAATTATAACAACAGTTAAAGAAACGGAATCCCTTTCTAGTAAATTAGAGTATACCGAGAAAAATAGTGAACTAGTACAAAATTTAGAAGAGATTCCTCTGGAAACTATTCTATTTGTGTTAGCTGATAAGGAGAATCAAAAAATAAAGAACAAAATATATTACTATCTAGAGGAGTTAATTGGAGCTGGAGTTAGTATTACTGGGGAAGATCTTAAAACTCTAGGGATAAAGCCAGGTCCTGTTTATAAAACGGCTTTAGAAGAAGTTAGAAAAGCAAGATTAGACGGACTGGTTACAACTCCTGAAGAAGAATTAGAATATGTGCTAGATTTTTTTGAACAGAAAGGAGAAGATATGCATGGATAA
- a CDS encoding site-2 protease family protein, which translates to MDNIFIGDILHIIPALLIALTVHEYSHGRIAYYLGDETAKAQGRLTLNPLDHLDPIGFLMVAIAGFGWAKPVPVNPVNFRRDVDMRHGMLLVSLAGPVSNLIMAFIFLGVSDFYLRFTQGLGGIGPGVALNPNYNHPVLYYIVLFNIFLAIFNLLPVPPLDGSRILRAIVPRRFEEYFNYLDQYGFIILILLIVSGAIRAILWPLTIIILSILYLPFQLI; encoded by the coding sequence ATGGATAATATATTTATAGGAGACATTTTGCATATAATTCCGGCACTTTTAATTGCTTTAACTGTTCATGAATACTCTCATGGTAGAATAGCCTATTATTTAGGTGATGAGACCGCTAAAGCCCAAGGGCGGTTAACTTTAAATCCATTAGATCACTTGGATCCCATAGGTTTTCTAATGGTTGCCATTGCTGGGTTTGGATGGGCTAAACCTGTTCCTGTAAATCCAGTAAATTTTAGAAGAGATGTTGATATGCGACATGGGATGTTACTTGTTTCACTGGCAGGACCTGTTAGCAATCTTATTATGGCTTTTATATTTTTGGGCGTATCTGACTTTTATTTGAGATTTACACAGGGACTTGGTGGTATTGGTCCCGGTGTTGCTTTGAATCCGAATTACAATCATCCTGTCTTATATTATATTGTCTTGTTTAATATTTTTTTGGCGATTTTTAATTTGCTCCCGGTTCCTCCATTGGATGGGTCGAGAATCTTGCGAGCAATAGTACCAAGAAGATTTGAAGAGTACTTTAATTATTTAGACCAGTATGGTTTTATAATCTTAATACTACTAATTGTTTCCGGGGCCATTAGAGCAATTTTGTGGCCTCTAACCATAATTATATTATCTATCTTGTATTTACCTTTTCAGTTGATATAA
- the scpB gene encoding SMC-Scp complex subunit ScpB codes for MKGEELKGIIQGILFAKGEAVSLQELARIIEKDQAMIREVIKDLQSDLNESKSGLQITQVAGGYQLTTKPELNPYIKKMMGNESQRGLSQAALETLAIIAYRQPITRVEIEEIRGVRVDRVLYSLMERELIRSVGRKDVPGKPILFGTTDKFLLHFGLNSIEELPRPEDFSQTLFDNQYTENN; via the coding sequence TTGAAAGGCGAAGAACTTAAAGGGATTATTCAAGGAATATTATTTGCAAAAGGTGAAGCAGTTTCACTACAAGAACTTGCTAGAATTATTGAGAAAGATCAAGCTATGATCAGAGAAGTAATTAAAGATTTACAATCAGATCTAAATGAATCAAAATCTGGACTGCAAATTACACAGGTGGCTGGTGGGTATCAATTAACAACAAAACCGGAATTAAACCCGTATATTAAAAAAATGATGGGTAACGAATCTCAAAGGGGATTGAGTCAGGCTGCACTAGAAACCTTAGCAATAATTGCTTATCGACAACCAATAACTAGAGTTGAGATCGAAGAAATTAGAGGAGTAAGAGTTGATCGGGTCTTATACTCGTTAATGGAAAGAGAACTGATTAGATCTGTAGGAAGAAAGGATGTCCCAGGTAAACCTATACTTTTTGGAACTACTGATAAATTTTTATTACATTTCGGATTGAACTCTATTGAAGAACTTCCTAGACCGGAAGATTTTTCACAAACTTTATTTGACAATCAATATACCGAAAACAATTAA